TCCGCGTGCGGATTCCAACCGGTCAGCTCGACGAGGCCGTGCTCGTGCCGGAGGCCGCGGTCCTGCGAGACCAGGTCGGGCCGTACGTGCTGGTCGTCGGCGAGGGGAACGTCGTCGAGCGCCGCAATGTCGAGTTAGGTGCGACGGACGCCGGCGACGTCATCGTCACCAGCGGCCTTGCTGCCGAGGATCGCCTTGTGACGCGCGGCCTGCTCCGGGCTCGTCCCGGTGCGCCGGTGACGCCCAAGACCGAGCCGCCGTCCGAGTCGCCGACGACATCGCCGGCCGAGTGAGTCCGTCCCTTCACGAGGCCGATCGATGCTGTCCACGTTTTTCATTCATCGCCCGATCTTCGCGACGGTCCTGTCGCTGGTCATCATCGTCGCCGGCGTGACGGCGGTGAGCAGTCTTCCGATCGCGTCGTACCCCAACATGGCCCCGCCGACGATCTCGGTAACGGCCGTTTATCCGGGTGCGGACGCAGAAACGCTGGCGTCGACGGTCGCCTCGCCGATCGAGCAGGAGGTCAACGGCGTCGAGGGCATGCTCTACATGAGCTCGACCAGCGCCGGCGACGGCACGTACAGCCTGCGGATCAGCTTCGCCACCGGCACTGACCTCGACATCGCCAGCGTCCAGGTGCAGAACCGCGTCGCGGCGGCAGAGCCGTCGCTGCCGCAGGAAGTCCGGCAGTTCGGCGTGAAGACCGAAAAGCGAATGCCGGACTTCGCGCAGATGATCAGCGTCACGTCGAACGATCCGCAGCTGGACGACATCTTCCTGTCCAACTGGGCGGCGCTGAACCTGCGCGACCAGCTGCAGCGTGTCGACGGCGTCGGCAGCGTGCAGGTGTTCGGTGCGGCTGACTACGCGATGCGGGTTTGGCTCGACCCGGAAAAGCTGCAGGTTCGCGGGCTGACGGCGAGCGACGTGCTCAACGCGATTCGCGATCAGAACGTCCAGGTCGCCGCCGGCACCATCGGCCAGCCACCGGCCGACGCGGGGACGCCCTTCCAGTTCGCCGTCACCGCGCAAGGCCGACTGCTCGACGCCGACGAGTTCGGGCAGATCACGATCCGCCAGACCGAAGACGGCCGGAAGCTCTTGCTCCGCGACATCGCCCGCATCGAGCTTGGCGCCGAGAACTACGTGGTGGAGTCGAAGGTTGACGGCAACCCCGCGTCGGTCCTGGCGATCTACCAGCTTCCCGGGGCCAACCTCGTCAACGTCTCCGACGACGTGCAGGCACTGCTCGAAGAGCTTCGGCCGACGTTTCCCGATGGCGTCGACGTGGCCGTCACCTACGACGCGGCGGACCAGGTTCGTGCGTCGATCAAGGAGATCGTCACGACGCTTTTGATCGCGGCGGTGCTGGTCATCCTGACGGTGCTCGTCTTCCTGCAGGACTTCCGGGCGACCATCATCCCGGCGGTGACGATTCCAGTGTCGCTGGTCGGCACGTTCGCGGTCATGCTGCTGCTGGGCTTCAGTCTGAACACGCTGACGCTGTTCGGCCTGGTGCTGGCGATCGGCATCGTCGTGGACGACGCGATCGTGGTCGTGGAGAACGTCGCACGAAACCTCGAAGAGACCGACCTCTCGCCCAAGGAGGCGGCGGTCAAGGCGATGGAAGAGGTGACCGGGCCGGTCATCGCCACGACGCTGGTGCTGCTGGCGGTCTTCGTGCCGACGAGCTTCATGAGCGGCATGACGGGCGTCATGTACAACCAGTTCGGCCTGACCATCGCGGCCGCGACGATCTTCAGCTCCGTCAACGCCCTCACGCTCAGCCCGGCGCTATGCGGCGTGCTGCTCAAGCGATCCAGCGGCAAGAAGAACCCGCTGTTCCGCGCTTTCAACACGGCGATCGAGTCATCGACGGCCGGCTACACGAAGCTGGTCACTCAGTCGGTCCGCAAGGCTGCGATCGCCCTGCTGCTGTTTGCGGGGCTGAGCCTCGTAGGCGTCTTTGGCTACTCGTCGCTGCCGGGCGGCTTCGTGCCGGACGAAGACCAGGGCTATTTGATGGCCGGCGTCGTGCTGCCCGACGCGGCCTCGCGCGAGCGGACGCGCGCCGTCACGGCCGAGGTCGACCAGATGGTCGGCGAGACCGAAGGCATCAAGTCGTTCATCCAGATCAACGGCTACTCGCTCATCGACGGCGTCGCGAACCCGAACGTCGCGTCGTACATCATGACGCTCGAGCACTGGGACGATCGCGACCGCACGCAGCCACAGATTCTGCGTGAGCTGCAGGGCAAGCTTGCGACGGTCATCGACGGCTTTGCGTTCGCCTTCCCGACGCCGCCCATTCCAGGACTCGGGACCAGCGGCGGGTTCGACATGCAGCTGCAGGACCGTGCGGGTGTCGGCGTGGAGACGCTGCAGAACGTCGCCTTCAACCTCGCCGCCGACGCCAACACGCAGAGCAACATCACCGGGGCCAACAGCTCGTTCCGCGCGAACGTGCCGCAGCTCTTCGTCGACGTGGATCGCGAGAAAGTCCAGCAGCTGGGCCTGCGGCTGAGCGACGTCTTCGGGACGCTGCAGACGAACCTTGGCAGCAGCTACGCGAATGACTTCAACGCGTTCGGCCGGACCTATCAGGTGAAGGTTCAGGCCGACTCGCCGTTCCGATCGACGCCGAGCGACATCCTGGCGCTGCGGGTTCGCGACGCGGACGGCAACGAGATTCCGATGTCGGCGGTCGCGACGGTCGAGCAGCGGTTCGGGCCGTCGAGCATCAATCGCTTCAACCTCTATCCGGCGGCGAGCATCAAGGGCTCGGCCGCGCCGGGTGCGTCATCGGGCGAGGCGCTGGACCTGATGGAGCAGATCGCCGGCCAGTCACTGCCGACGTCGATGGGCTTCGAATGGACCGGCCTGTCGTATCAGGAGAAGGAAGCCAGCGGCGGCGTGCTGATCATCTTCGCCCTGTCGATGCTGCTGGTCTTCCTGACACTCGCGGCGCAGTACGAGTCGTGGACGCTGCCGGCGGCGGTGCTGCTCGCCGTGCCTCTGGGGCTGCTGGGCGTCGCGGCCGGGTGTCTGGCACGTGGCTTTGACAACAACGTTTACACGCAGATCGGCGTGGTCTTGCTCATCGCGATGGTCAGCAAGAACTCCATCCTGATCATCGAGTTCGCTCGTGAGAAACGGAGCGAAGGCCTGTCGCCAGCCGACGCGGCGATCGAGGCGGCGCGGCTTCGGTTCCGGCCGATCCTGATGACGGCGTTCAGCTTCGTGCTCGGCACGGCACCGCTGGTCGTCGCGACCGGCGCTGGCGCTGGCGCACGGACCAACCTCGGCACGGCCGTCTTCATGGGCCTGATCGTCGCGACGATCTTCGGCGTCATCTTCACGCCCGCGATCTACCGCGTCGTGCAGGGGACGAGCGAGCGGTTCGGGCGTCGATCGAACGACGAAGCCGAGGCCGACGTCGTTCCAGCTGCGGCGGAGCCGGCGTGAAGCGGTTTCGCTTCGCCTACCTGTTGGCGGCGTTGGTGCTGATCGCGTTCGTTCGGCCGTTTCTGGTCGGGCAACTGCTGGGTGTGGGCGTGATCGATCTGCTGCTGTTCGTCACGCTATTGGCCGGAGCGTTCGCGGCCGTCGAGTCGAGGGTGCGGCTGATGATCGTGTCGGGCCTGGCGGTGCTTTCGGCGGTGTCGCAGGTGCTGCTGTTGGCTGCGGATGTGTTCGCCGCGAGCATCGTCTTTTTGGTGACGACGATCGCGTTCTACGGCATGGTCGCCGGATCGTTGCTCACGACGATGTTCCACGGCCGGCGTGTGACAGGGGACACCATCTGTCAGGCGATCTCGATTTACCTGCTGCTGGGCCTGCTCGGGACGATGGGGTTTGCGCTGCTCGAAGCGATCGTTCCGGGCTCGTTCACCTTTGCCAACGCCGCCGCCGAGGCGAACGAGCGGTTCGACCGATTCCTGGGCTTCAGCTTCGTCACGCTCACGACGCTCGGCTACGGCAACATCTCGCCCGCCACACCACGGGCCGACGCGCTGGCGACCGCGCTGGCGGCGGCGGGTCAGATCTATCTGGCGATCGTCGTCGCCCGACTCGTCGGGATTCAGGTCGGCCAGCAGCAGGCGAAGGTCAACTCGTGAGCTCGTCCAACGCCGCGCCGAAGTTGGCCCGCAGGATGCCAAAGTCGGCCAGATCAATCACGCCGTCGTAGTTGAAGTCGCCGGTGCTGAAGAGGCCAGGCGACCCGAAGTTGGCCCGCAGAACGCCAAAGTCCGCAAGGTCGACGACGCCGTCGTCATTCGCATCGCCGGCAAGCACGTCGAAGTTGAACAGCACGTCGCCCGCCAGCGTGTTGCCCGCGCGGTCCTCGGCGTTGCCGGCCAAGAGCGTCACGCTGTACTGGCCGTTGGGCAGCGGGCCGAACGTGCCGATGTCGTACTCGAGCTCGATCGCGCGCCCGAAGTCGGTGACCGCAACGTTGAACTGCGACGTCGGGATCGGCGTGAAGTTGCTGGTGTTGAGGACGCTGATCTGTGCCGGATCGATGCTCTCGGCAACGTCTTCGTCGAAGGTCAGGCGAATCGTCTGAGACGCGTCGAGCTTGACCTCGCCCTGGCCGACGGGTTGCCTGGTGTCGCCGATTCGGCCGCTGAGCCAGTCGAACAGGTTGATCGCGTAGTCGCGATTGTCGAAGCGATTGATGTTCGTGCCGGCACCGTTCTGATTGAAGAACGTGTTGCGATCGAAGTGCGCCGCGATCCGGCCGCCGTCGAGTTCGGCGATGGCGAGGCTGGCGTCGTCTGACGTGACGGAGCGTGCCGGTGCGCGGCCGGGGCGGTCGTTGTCGCTGGTGTTGCCCTTTGCGACAGCCAGCCGCTGGCCGGTGGTCGCGTCGGCAAGGTTGACGGGGCTCACGCCCTCGCCGTCAAAGCGGTCGATGCCGCTAAAGATCGGGTGCGTCGGGACGACAAAGTCGCCCTGATCGCGGAAGAGCGAGTAGGTGCCGCGATCCTGGTTCATCTTCCAGCCGATCACGTCGAGGAACGGCTGATCGCTGGCCGGGGCGTCGCCCCAGTTGCTGCCGAAGTTGGCATCGCTGATGAAGAGCGTCGCCCCGCCGCGTCGGACGTAGTCCTCGAAGGCGTCGACGGCAGTCTGGTCGTAGGTGGCGTTGTTCGAGCCGAAGACGACGACGTCGTACTGGAGCAGGTCGATCGTCTCCAGGTCGATGTGCACGCCGTCCGTCTGACCGGTGGCCGGTGCGTCAGCTTCGACGGTCTCGGTGATCTGCGAAACGTCGTAGCCGGCATCGCGCAGGGCCGTGGCGAAAGTGCCCCAGCCGTGATTGCCGTTGAACTCTTGGAAGTTGTCGATGTCGGCGAGCTGTTCCGTCCGGCCGAAGTCGTTGTTGGCCTCCAGGAAACCGCCCGACCGGTCGGCCCCGCGAATGAAGAGAATGCGCTCAGGATCAGCATCGCCCGCCACCGTGGAGAGGAGTCGTCGTGCCTCCAACGCCTCCACAGGCAAGGCCGCCTTGGCGTTGATGGGAGACGGAGCAGATTCGGCGCGGCGGAGAGATCGAGACATGGGCAAGGGTGGCTTTTCGCCGACCAACGTACCCGCGCAACGCCCGCGTGGCAGCGCGAAAGTCGCCGATCAGAGCAGCGATCGCGCGAGCCACAACCCGTAGCCGATCGCCAGCAGCCCCGCGATATCGAGCGCGACAATGCCCCAGTACCCGTGACGCCAGTCGACCACCGTCGACACGACCATGATCGGGCCGAGCACGACGAGCAGCGCCCACCAAGCCAACGCTCCGGACGACTCGCTCAGCAACCACGAGATCGCCAGTCCGGCGATGCCCGTCACGAGCCACGCGACCGGCCAAACCCACGGCACCGTTTCGCCACGAAGCTTGAGCACCACCAGCAGAGCCGCCGAAAGCGGATAGCTGGCGGCAACGATCAGCAGGATCAGGCGTCCGGTCGCGATGGCCGACTGCGGGTCGCTCACGGCGTCATGGCCTCGGGCTGACGGGCCAGCGGCATCGGCACGACGGTGACGTCACCGATCTGGTCGAGCTGCGTCTTGACCGCGTCGGCCGGGGCGACGACGACAATCGAGAGCAGATCGGGC
The sequence above is drawn from the Planctomycetota bacterium genome and encodes:
- a CDS encoding multidrug efflux RND transporter permease subunit, which encodes MLSTFFIHRPIFATVLSLVIIVAGVTAVSSLPIASYPNMAPPTISVTAVYPGADAETLASTVASPIEQEVNGVEGMLYMSSTSAGDGTYSLRISFATGTDLDIASVQVQNRVAAAEPSLPQEVRQFGVKTEKRMPDFAQMISVTSNDPQLDDIFLSNWAALNLRDQLQRVDGVGSVQVFGAADYAMRVWLDPEKLQVRGLTASDVLNAIRDQNVQVAAGTIGQPPADAGTPFQFAVTAQGRLLDADEFGQITIRQTEDGRKLLLRDIARIELGAENYVVESKVDGNPASVLAIYQLPGANLVNVSDDVQALLEELRPTFPDGVDVAVTYDAADQVRASIKEIVTTLLIAAVLVILTVLVFLQDFRATIIPAVTIPVSLVGTFAVMLLLGFSLNTLTLFGLVLAIGIVVDDAIVVVENVARNLEETDLSPKEAAVKAMEEVTGPVIATTLVLLAVFVPTSFMSGMTGVMYNQFGLTIAAATIFSSVNALTLSPALCGVLLKRSSGKKNPLFRAFNTAIESSTAGYTKLVTQSVRKAAIALLLFAGLSLVGVFGYSSLPGGFVPDEDQGYLMAGVVLPDAASRERTRAVTAEVDQMVGETEGIKSFIQINGYSLIDGVANPNVASYIMTLEHWDDRDRTQPQILRELQGKLATVIDGFAFAFPTPPIPGLGTSGGFDMQLQDRAGVGVETLQNVAFNLAADANTQSNITGANSSFRANVPQLFVDVDREKVQQLGLRLSDVFGTLQTNLGSSYANDFNAFGRTYQVKVQADSPFRSTPSDILALRVRDADGNEIPMSAVATVEQRFGPSSINRFNLYPAASIKGSAAPGASSGEALDLMEQIAGQSLPTSMGFEWTGLSYQEKEASGGVLIIFALSMLLVFLTLAAQYESWTLPAAVLLAVPLGLLGVAAGCLARGFDNNVYTQIGVVLLIAMVSKNSILIIEFAREKRSEGLSPADAAIEAARLRFRPILMTAFSFVLGTAPLVVATGAGAGARTNLGTAVFMGLIVATIFGVIFTPAIYRVVQGTSERFGRRSNDEAEADVVPAAAEPA
- a CDS encoding ion channel — protein: MKRFRFAYLLAALVLIAFVRPFLVGQLLGVGVIDLLLFVTLLAGAFAAVESRVRLMIVSGLAVLSAVSQVLLLAADVFAASIVFLVTTIAFYGMVAGSLLTTMFHGRRVTGDTICQAISIYLLLGLLGTMGFALLEAIVPGSFTFANAAAEANERFDRFLGFSFVTLTTLGYGNISPATPRADALATALAAAGQIYLAIVVARLVGIQVGQQQAKVNS
- a CDS encoding Ig-like domain-containing protein encodes the protein MSRSLRRAESAPSPINAKAALPVEALEARRLLSTVAGDADPERILFIRGADRSGGFLEANNDFGRTEQLADIDNFQEFNGNHGWGTFATALRDAGYDVSQITETVEADAPATGQTDGVHIDLETIDLLQYDVVVFGSNNATYDQTAVDAFEDYVRRGGATLFISDANFGSNWGDAPASDQPFLDVIGWKMNQDRGTYSLFRDQGDFVVPTHPIFSGIDRFDGEGVSPVNLADATTGQRLAVAKGNTSDNDRPGRAPARSVTSDDASLAIAELDGGRIAAHFDRNTFFNQNGAGTNINRFDNRDYAINLFDWLSGRIGDTRQPVGQGEVKLDASQTIRLTFDEDVAESIDPAQISVLNTSNFTPIPTSQFNVAVTDFGRAIELEYDIGTFGPLPNGQYSVTLLAGNAEDRAGNTLAGDVLFNFDVLAGDANDDGVVDLADFGVLRANFGSPGLFSTGDFNYDGVIDLADFGILRANFGAALDELTS